One window from the genome of Streptococcus salivarius encodes:
- a CDS encoding ABC transporter ATP-binding protein, whose protein sequence is MKTQAIEVTNLAKSFELSKGKTVQILNGLSLSANYGEFISILGVSGSGKSTLLKCMSGLLQPSQGKVEIQGLDPYQTSPNKLAKLRRESLAFIFQSYNLVPALPIIENIALPLRLSGKKVNNQEILELLEKLQFKADSKAFPSTLSGGEQQKIAIARAILADSQIIFADEPTGALDSTSRQIVFDILRTLANQGKCILMVTHDIELASKTDRALILKDGLISQEIIKPKSEELTKALGIETDVRER, encoded by the coding sequence ATGAAAACACAGGCAATCGAAGTAACAAACCTTGCTAAGTCGTTTGAATTAAGCAAGGGTAAGACTGTTCAGATTTTAAACGGTCTCAGTTTATCAGCTAACTATGGTGAATTTATATCTATATTAGGTGTCAGTGGTTCTGGAAAATCAACACTATTAAAATGTATGTCAGGTCTATTGCAACCAAGTCAAGGAAAGGTTGAGATTCAAGGTTTAGATCCCTATCAAACTAGTCCTAATAAACTTGCTAAACTAAGACGTGAGTCCTTAGCGTTTATCTTCCAATCCTATAATTTGGTACCTGCACTACCTATTATTGAAAATATCGCCTTACCTTTAAGATTATCAGGCAAAAAGGTCAACAACCAAGAGATACTTGAATTACTGGAAAAATTGCAATTCAAGGCAGATAGCAAAGCCTTCCCTTCAACCTTATCTGGTGGTGAACAACAAAAAATAGCTATTGCACGAGCTATTTTAGCAGATAGTCAGATTATTTTTGCAGATGAGCCTACTGGTGCGCTTGATAGTACCTCTCGTCAAATTGTTTTTGATATTTTAAGAACACTAGCTAATCAGGGGAAATGTATCCTCATGGTTACTCACGATATTGAGCTAGCTTCAAAAACTGACCGAGCACTCATCCTTAAGGATGGTTTGATTTCCCAAGAAATTATAAAACCTAAGTCTGAAGAATTAACTAAGGCTTTAGGTATAGAGACTGATGTAAGGGAGAGATAA
- a CDS encoding FtsX-like permease family protein, producing the protein MLKLIYYQWRYSWKEWTATVPVFFMASLISGISLSGDFNIIANKDVLLSVQTDPSPVFLMPIFFGGLTLFLIISSLIASLLNYFKSDYQLWEILGANRWQLSILVAGQISLMAFISSIPGALIATPISRYYYYYLQKYFGKGMMPDLNFGSQPLALLATVALISSLAFVSGYFYTSKLLKQKVERKTFKFWIIVKKAVPWAILVALYASLLFMFYHSEPLLGTGSLLYLMLVNVFAIYALSPYLQIGIIKLLSPVLLSHRYAPILAKWQILSQKSYLKAINASVVAGITLVGSFQLLSQNIFSFFQEDGELELLVSFIAFFLAPVLLILANVVSMTLLSVRQEAKEQEQLATLGVSPAQLLHTKLWESLIITGLAFFISLVINLAMIGLMNHSLRLLKMGMTNWTGLFLPAIILSTLLFLLTFITKVSHIKKQTF; encoded by the coding sequence ATGTTAAAACTCATTTATTACCAATGGAGATATAGTTGGAAAGAATGGACCGCAACTGTACCTGTCTTTTTTATGGCAAGTCTCATTTCAGGGATATCCCTTTCAGGCGACTTTAATATTATAGCAAACAAGGACGTACTACTCAGTGTTCAAACAGACCCAAGCCCAGTATTCCTTATGCCCATTTTCTTTGGCGGGCTAACTCTTTTTCTTATTATTTCCAGTCTCATTGCTAGTCTTTTAAATTATTTCAAATCGGATTATCAACTTTGGGAAATTTTAGGTGCTAACCGCTGGCAGTTGTCAATTTTAGTTGCTGGACAAATTAGTTTAATGGCATTTATTTCCAGTATACCTGGTGCTCTCATTGCAACACCGATAAGCCGTTACTACTATTATTATTTACAGAAGTATTTTGGCAAAGGTATGATGCCAGATTTAAACTTTGGTTCTCAACCGTTGGCACTGCTTGCTACCGTAGCTTTAATTTCAAGTCTCGCTTTTGTTAGTGGGTACTTCTATACCAGTAAACTCCTTAAACAGAAAGTCGAACGAAAAACTTTTAAATTTTGGATAATTGTTAAGAAAGCAGTCCCATGGGCTATTTTAGTTGCCCTATATGCTTCCCTTTTATTTATGTTTTATCATTCAGAACCACTATTGGGTACTGGTTCCTTGCTTTATCTCATGCTAGTCAATGTTTTTGCTATCTATGCTCTATCTCCCTATCTTCAAATTGGTATTATCAAACTTTTATCACCCGTACTACTTAGCCACAGGTATGCCCCAATCCTTGCAAAATGGCAAATTTTAAGTCAAAAATCTTACCTTAAAGCCATTAATGCTTCGGTTGTTGCTGGAATTACATTGGTTGGGAGTTTTCAACTACTCTCGCAAAATATCTTTTCTTTCTTTCAAGAAGACGGTGAATTAGAATTATTAGTTTCCTTTATTGCCTTTTTCCTAGCTCCTGTACTATTAATATTAGCAAACGTAGTCTCCATGACATTATTGTCTGTCCGCCAGGAGGCCAAAGAGCAGGAACAGTTAGCCACATTAGGAGTTTCCCCTGCTCAACTGTTGCATACAAAACTTTGGGAAAGTCTTATTATAACGGGACTAGCGTTCTTTATTTCCCTAGTGATTAACCTTGCAATGATTGGTCTGATGAACCATTCACTCAGATTGTTGAAAATGGGAATGACTAATTGGACAGGTCTTTTCCTTCCAGCTATCATCCTATCTACACTACTCTTTCTTTTGACTTTCATCACTAAAGTAAGCCATATTAAGAAACAAACATTTTAA
- a CDS encoding tyrosine-type recombinase/integrase, translated as MRDNGSRVLIISSWRPDPNKAGNVLVKFAMRFTHPITKKSHKKYLSTGASKGWFTTKARPSKKTSSGKERLLVSDIKNSQLITQVTQELNKLVDDYIAEVTGVTPKKAKRILTLEEIAKPFDEDGNLYGKAFRAWHERVKPANNTLKTRVTIYNRYIEPNFDTRISITKFASMTDEIQNLINVSSMHMARNLHIYLKMIFDWSVENGQITLTQDPITNNKVKRRVLTKSEEQNKKREDIAEKYLEASEVNYVLRLIESWTDRSDNQLIADVLRMIFLTGMRPSEVLGLNEDMLDFEGKWIKVHWQRASKNKSDEVMEALNLDEKERYRADLKTKESVRTIPMSSEVEKILRHYIDRNKFQAQFNPTYQDLGYLFTRTYIRAGNRQGSPLYHNELSQFLRGGSSQSVKYNKKAGKSYKDIDNFLDFGRPIHVIPHMFRHSFISIMASEGIDLPTIREFVGHSEDSKEIERVYLHVIKKQKDTMRGAVEKLEKLIE; from the coding sequence ATGAGAGATAATGGTTCAAGAGTACTCATCATCAGTTCTTGGCGACCAGACCCTAATAAGGCGGGTAACGTCTTAGTGAAATTCGCTATGCGATTTACCCACCCTATTACTAAAAAATCTCACAAGAAATACCTTTCTACAGGTGCTAGTAAAGGGTGGTTTACTACTAAGGCAAGACCAAGTAAGAAAACATCATCTGGGAAAGAGCGTCTCTTGGTCAGTGATATAAAAAACTCGCAACTGATTACACAGGTCACGCAAGAACTAAATAAGTTAGTTGATGACTATATTGCTGAGGTAACAGGCGTAACACCCAAGAAAGCAAAGAGGATTTTAACCCTAGAAGAAATCGCCAAGCCCTTTGATGAAGATGGAAATCTTTATGGTAAAGCCTTTAGAGCATGGCATGAGAGGGTCAAGCCAGCCAATAATACCCTTAAAACAAGAGTTACTATCTACAACCGTTATATTGAGCCTAACTTTGATACAAGAATATCTATCACAAAATTTGCCTCTATGACAGATGAAATTCAAAATCTTATCAATGTTTCTTCTATGCACATGGCAAGAAACCTGCATATCTACCTTAAGATGATTTTTGACTGGTCAGTGGAAAATGGACAAATTACTCTTACACAAGACCCGATTACTAATAACAAGGTTAAAAGGCGAGTTCTGACAAAGAGTGAGGAGCAGAATAAGAAACGTGAAGACATTGCGGAAAAATACTTAGAAGCAAGCGAAGTTAACTATGTTCTCCGCCTGATAGAAAGCTGGACAGATAGGTCTGATAATCAACTTATTGCAGACGTGTTGAGAATGATTTTCCTAACAGGCATGAGACCAAGTGAGGTTTTGGGTTTGAATGAAGATATGCTTGATTTTGAGGGAAAGTGGATAAAGGTTCATTGGCAGAGGGCAAGTAAAAATAAATCAGATGAGGTTATGGAAGCTCTTAATCTTGATGAAAAGGAACGTTACCGAGCAGACCTTAAGACTAAGGAAAGTGTCCGTACGATTCCAATGAGTTCTGAGGTAGAGAAAATCTTGCGACACTACATTGACAGAAATAAGTTTCAAGCTCAATTCAATCCGACTTACCAAGACTTGGGCTATCTCTTTACTAGAACCTATATCAGGGCAGGTAATAGGCAAGGTTCTCCGCTTTATCACAACGAGCTATCACAATTCCTGAGAGGTGGTTCTAGTCAGTCAGTAAAGTATAATAAGAAGGCAGGTAAGTCCTATAAGGATATTGATAATTTCCTAGACTTTGGGAGACCGATTCATGTCATTCCTCATATGTTTCGTCATAGCTTTATTTCCATTATGGCAAGTGAAGGCATTGATCTCCCAACCATTCGAGAATTTGTCGGACACTCGGAGGATTCTAAGGAGATTGAACGTGTCTATCTCCACGTGATTAAGAAACAAAAAGACACCATGAGAGGAGCGGTTGAAAAGCTAGAGAAGTTGATTGAGTAA
- a CDS encoding replication initiation factor domain-containing protein translates to MDNSVMLDYLAVTIKGLAPDDVIEKILILPKDKFVLNEWGINKYQRHYAFSEIKVYFNKDWESKMGVFIELRGQGCRQYEEYMESNVNNWVTLMKRISEYHSNVTRLDIANDIFDDSLSVPLIYSYCKRQLCISTAKTFDYHEKSILENGEKVGEMVTLGVRGTQQWCIYNKLLEKKLDKDLPETPSSWTRAELRCWQEKANLLAKQIKDGRPLKEIYFEAINGHYRFVSPRDKDSNRWRRKNVKWWNDYLETKEKTVLSVKRTKPTLKQSELWTEKQVSRTLGKLYVAKAESHGQEKADNYIQHLLELGISKLTKVDETDIQQYKQEQLSSAYWGIRKDDL, encoded by the coding sequence ATGGATAACTCAGTGATGTTAGACTATTTAGCTGTAACGATTAAAGGCTTAGCCCCAGATGATGTCATTGAGAAAATCCTCATTCTTCCTAAAGACAAGTTTGTCCTCAATGAATGGGGTATAAACAAGTACCAACGGCATTATGCCTTCTCAGAGATAAAGGTTTATTTCAATAAGGATTGGGAATCGAAAATGGGGGTCTTTATCGAACTGAGAGGGCAGGGGTGCCGTCAATATGAAGAATACATGGAAAGCAATGTCAATAATTGGGTAACATTAATGAAGCGTATTTCTGAATATCATAGTAACGTCACAAGGCTAGATATCGCCAATGATATCTTTGACGACAGCCTATCCGTCCCACTTATTTACAGTTACTGTAAAAGGCAACTCTGCATATCAACTGCTAAAACCTTTGATTACCATGAAAAGAGTATTCTTGAAAATGGTGAAAAGGTTGGTGAGATGGTAACGCTTGGTGTTAGAGGTACTCAGCAATGGTGTATCTATAACAAGCTGTTAGAGAAAAAACTAGACAAAGATTTACCAGAAACGCCATCATCATGGACAAGAGCAGAGCTTAGATGTTGGCAAGAAAAGGCAAATTTATTAGCTAAACAGATAAAAGATGGGCGACCGCTCAAAGAGATTTACTTTGAGGCAATTAACGGACATTATCGTTTTGTCAGTCCGAGAGACAAGGATTCTAACCGTTGGCGAAGAAAAAATGTAAAGTGGTGGAATGACTACCTAGAGACAAAAGAAAAGACTGTCTTGAGTGTTAAGCGAACGAAGCCAACTCTAAAACAGTCTGAGCTATGGACAGAAAAACAAGTCTCACGAACACTCGGGAAACTCTATGTGGCAAAAGCAGAATCACATGGACAAGAAAAGGCAGATAATTATATTCAGCACCTACTTGAGCTTGGTATATCTAAGCTAACGAAAGTAGACGAAACAGACATTCAGCAGTACAAACAAGAGCAATTAAGCTCAGCCTATTGGGGCATAAGAAAAGACGACTTGTAA
- a CDS encoding helix-turn-helix domain-containing protein has translation MFEILKPDKKSVGRRLRQVKDELNLSFTDFGNRLGLKKSTINAYVRGDNLAPLEVLEKVSKIYGKPVGWFYYGELEEYIELYLRKLGYGKFLDEYPETPLKIKDELFRIKTDPIQSVTTNGGVSIGTFENPDWENDFGYPSEGYLDDIFFEMLYDTLKNSIRQEAQNFLSQQRGLDDTKVKELSDYFANQIYTSYDFIGNLENLTKDKIKQEVKKGYERLLKDSPQVGVEVSYDSNYLLGFLINTLADSQTTRQLLSDISQATVGMPFSQFYEGHELVDIIQSIRPRLIELYHNTTFDDWTDWAEK, from the coding sequence ATGTTTGAAATACTTAAACCTGATAAAAAGTCTGTGGGGCGAAGACTTAGACAAGTCAAGGATGAATTGAATTTATCCTTTACAGATTTTGGAAATCGTCTAGGACTCAAAAAATCAACCATTAATGCATATGTTAGAGGGGATAACTTAGCTCCTCTTGAAGTTTTAGAGAAAGTGTCAAAAATCTATGGGAAACCTGTAGGTTGGTTTTACTATGGAGAATTAGAAGAATACATTGAACTTTATCTTAGAAAACTCGGTTATGGTAAATTTCTAGACGAATATCCTGAAACCCCATTAAAGATAAAAGATGAGCTTTTTAGGATTAAAACAGATCCAATACAATCAGTCACAACTAACGGAGGGGTAAGCATTGGAACATTTGAAAATCCTGACTGGGAAAATGATTTTGGTTACCCAAGTGAAGGCTACTTAGACGACATCTTCTTTGAAATGCTCTATGACACGCTAAAAAATTCAATTAGACAGGAAGCTCAGAACTTTCTAAGTCAGCAAAGGGGACTTGATGATACTAAAGTCAAAGAACTTTCTGATTACTTTGCCAATCAAATCTATACTTCATATGATTTTATCGGAAATCTAGAAAATCTTACCAAAGATAAAATCAAACAAGAAGTTAAAAAAGGCTATGAACGCCTACTTAAAGATTCACCTCAAGTAGGCGTAGAAGTTAGCTATGATTCCAATTACTTACTTGGTTTTCTGATAAATACACTTGCGGATAGCCAAACAACAAGACAGCTACTTTCAGATATATCCCAAGCAACAGTTGGTATGCCTTTTTCACAATTTTATGAAGGTCATGAATTAGTCGATATTATCCAATCTATCAGACCTCGACTGATAGAACTTTACCATAATACAACCTTTGATGATTGGACTGACTGGGCGGAGAAATAG
- a CDS encoding ATP-binding protein, with protein sequence MDELKLQELMRLDESELLEFKSNKIEPEKLGKYISALANSSAMLNKQFSYLIWGISDEKKIIGTNFFPYEEKINGGEPLISWLERNLDPRISIQFQEFEVESLKVVALIIHMTVGRPVAFKGTRYIRSGSSLKNLAEFPEKERLLWKSFEARTFEKEFALTNCSTDDLISLLDCETYRKMLNYPPESSYDELLQHMIDDNIIEQSGSGFNITNMGAYTFAKNLSNFEKLKSHAIRVIRYDGNNKFYAKEDITAGKGVAVGFEGLLNYIRMRLPLTTEIYDKNGQRIERTDYPDIVIREIVANQIVHQDFSISGTNPMIEIYDNRIEFTNPGVPINEPDRLLDLPPISRNEDLANLFRKMHLVESRGSGIDKIIITLESENLPAPDISAKGDNTSVTIFKRKNISEMNDKERVNAIFYHASILYVENDYMTNKTVRDRFGLTSKQSALATKIISSAVKSGKVKPYDENAGNKFMQYIPYYAQGYNE encoded by the coding sequence ATGGACGAGTTAAAATTACAAGAATTAATGAGACTTGATGAATCTGAATTGCTAGAATTTAAAAGTAATAAGATTGAACCTGAAAAGTTAGGTAAATATATATCAGCTTTGGCTAATTCATCTGCAATGCTCAACAAACAATTTTCTTATCTTATTTGGGGTATTTCTGATGAAAAAAAAATAATAGGTACTAACTTTTTCCCATATGAAGAAAAAATAAATGGAGGTGAGCCTCTAATATCTTGGTTAGAGAGAAACTTAGACCCTAGAATTTCAATTCAATTTCAAGAATTTGAGGTCGAAAGTTTAAAAGTTGTTGCCTTGATTATTCATATGACTGTTGGAAGACCCGTTGCTTTTAAGGGGACTAGATATATTCGTAGTGGCTCATCATTAAAAAATCTGGCTGAATTTCCAGAGAAGGAACGATTATTGTGGAAATCTTTTGAAGCACGTACTTTTGAAAAAGAATTTGCACTAACCAACTGCTCTACCGATGATTTAATTTCACTTCTAGACTGCGAAACATACAGAAAAATGTTAAATTATCCTCCTGAATCTAGCTACGATGAATTATTGCAACACATGATTGACGATAACATTATTGAACAATCAGGTAGTGGCTTCAATATAACCAACATGGGAGCCTATACATTTGCTAAGAATCTCTCTAATTTTGAAAAACTAAAGTCACATGCCATAAGAGTTATCCGCTACGACGGAAACAATAAGTTCTATGCCAAAGAAGATATCACCGCAGGAAAAGGTGTTGCTGTCGGTTTTGAGGGATTACTTAATTATATTAGAATGAGACTCCCTTTAACTACTGAAATTTATGATAAAAATGGCCAAAGAATTGAGAGAACAGACTATCCTGATATCGTAATTAGAGAGATTGTTGCTAATCAAATAGTACACCAAGACTTTTCTATATCTGGGACGAATCCGATGATTGAAATTTACGATAATCGTATAGAGTTTACAAATCCTGGTGTTCCTATCAATGAACCCGATAGATTACTTGACCTCCCGCCTATTTCTCGTAATGAAGATTTAGCAAATCTTTTTCGAAAAATGCACCTTGTTGAATCTCGTGGCAGTGGAATTGATAAAATCATCATTACTCTAGAAAGTGAGAATCTTCCTGCACCCGACATTTCAGCCAAGGGGGATAATACTTCCGTTACTATTTTCAAGAGAAAAAATATTAGCGAGATGAACGATAAAGAAAGAGTTAATGCAATATTCTATCATGCATCTATTCTGTATGTAGAAAATGACTACATGACGAATAAAACAGTTCGTGACCGCTTTGGGTTGACTTCAAAGCAATCAGCATTAGCTACAAAAATTATCTCTTCGGCAGTCAAAAGCGGAAAAGTTAAACCATATGATGAAAATGCAGGGAACAAATTCATGCAGTATATTCCTTACTATGCTCAGGGATATAATGAGTAG
- a CDS encoding DeoR/GlpR family DNA-binding transcription regulator → MANFDPVVKKEQPDLVLVHSDTTTTFAAGLVAFYNKVSIGHVEAGLRTYDKYSPYLEEMNRQVTVVTNSIHHAVKLVDLGISTRIIGGKVKHSTDASIGSTALEQIRQLNFDCAFIGANGVDANYFTTPDMEEAVIKRTVIANAQKAYVLADASKLGQVTYAKVAEVEKVTIITNASDEGLLK, encoded by the coding sequence TTGGCTAATTTTGATCCAGTTGTTAAGAAAGAACAACCTGATTTGGTTTTAGTTCATAGTGATACTACAACAACTTTTGCTGCTGGATTGGTTGCATTTTACAATAAAGTAAGTATTGGTCACGTTGAGGCTGGGCTTAGAACTTATGACAAATATTCACCATATCTAGAGGAAATGAATCGTCAGGTGACGGTTGTGACTAATTCTATCCATCATGCTGTTAAGCTGGTAGATCTCGGTATTAGTACTAGGATTATTGGTGGTAAGGTTAAACATTCAACAGATGCCTCTATTGGAAGTACAGCTCTGGAACAAATCAGACAACTGAATTTTGATTGTGCTTTCATTGGTGCTAATGGAGTTGATGCCAATTATTTCACAACGCCAGATATGGAAGAGGCGGTCATTAAACGAACAGTGATAGCTAATGCGCAAAAAGCCTATGTTCTAGCTGATGCTTCTAAACTTGGTCAGGTTACCTATGCTAAGGTAGCCGAGGTTGAGAAAGTAACCATAATCACAAATGCTTCGGACGAAGGGCTCCTTAAATAA
- a CDS encoding GGDEF domain-containing protein, which translates to MVLGKVSDFLIKHQRLLTYLSIFAALMLLMRLVYDDVLVDHDNPIVLAIFIGILVLWTLASYLNRRQHMLSHFILQSSKLINVYAVDLDYRFIAVNRNDIRLMEEIFYFTPKIGDFPMNYLNSEDAARLKANVDRAKKGETFIFMDTIKTGDKTLYWQNMYSPIYNNRQKVIGVFCFVLDVTEQRLHELEIQRMAYEDVLTRVHNRRYIELAFEECLTRKEEQITVIISDLDKFKEANDTFGHATGDKILIEFGDILTKIMPESAVIARLGGDEFAVLLPGVSENQAEFLIKLVQAEMTLKDMRITASLGAYTDSYQSHKNFVDFFAIADKKMYEIKSQKGK; encoded by the coding sequence ATGGTATTAGGAAAAGTAAGTGATTTTTTAATCAAGCATCAAAGATTGTTAACGTACTTAAGTATTTTTGCTGCGTTAATGTTATTAATGCGCTTAGTGTATGATGATGTTTTGGTTGACCATGATAATCCCATCGTTTTAGCAATCTTTATAGGAATACTAGTTCTTTGGACCCTAGCATCTTACCTTAATCGAAGACAGCATATGCTATCCCACTTTATCTTACAGAGTTCGAAACTTATTAACGTCTATGCTGTAGACTTAGATTATCGTTTTATTGCGGTTAATAGGAATGATATTCGGCTCATGGAAGAAATCTTTTATTTCACTCCCAAAATTGGTGACTTTCCAATGAATTATCTTAATAGTGAAGATGCTGCGCGTTTAAAAGCAAATGTTGATCGTGCGAAAAAGGGTGAAACATTTATATTTATGGATACTATTAAGACAGGCGACAAAACGCTTTACTGGCAAAATATGTATTCTCCCATTTATAACAATCGCCAAAAAGTGATTGGTGTTTTTTGTTTTGTTCTTGATGTTACAGAGCAGAGACTTCATGAACTTGAAATACAGAGGATGGCATACGAAGATGTTTTAACACGGGTTCATAATCGACGATATATTGAGCTTGCTTTTGAGGAATGTCTGACACGTAAAGAAGAACAAATTACGGTTATTATATCTGATTTGGATAAATTCAAGGAAGCAAATGATACCTTTGGACATGCTACGGGAGATAAGATTCTAATTGAATTTGGTGATATTTTAACGAAGATAATGCCTGAAAGTGCTGTAATAGCAAGGTTAGGTGGAGATGAATTTGCGGTTTTACTCCCTGGAGTTTCTGAAAATCAAGCTGAATTTTTAATAAAACTTGTTCAAGCAGAAATGACTCTCAAAGATATGAGGATTACAGCATCTTTAGGTGCTTATACGGACTCTTATCAATCACATAAAAACTTCGTTGATTTTTTTGCAATAGCTGATAAGAAAATGTACGAAATTAAAAGTCAGAAAGGAAAATAA
- a CDS encoding bifunctional glycosyltransferase family 2/GtrA family protein, producing MMFQDVVIVIPAYEPDDRLLELLKNIRDKENQMFDIILVDDGSGADFAPLFAIAQSNYACHLQRHADNKGKGRALKTAISYILDNFPNAKGIVTIDSDGQHTYEDMMKCLAEFLQHPDSLVLGVRTFEKSVPLRSKFGNLLTRDVLGAMTGVHVSDTQTGLRVIPMSWLPKLLTVEGERYEFEMNMLLEAKEDNILICEVGIATIYLDENQSSHFDAIRDSIRIYKVFFKYIFASLFSFLVDIIAFTILISLFNGLSFSAVTLASILARVISSVVNFTLNHKVVFKRGQSNSAIKYFTLVVVQIVLSSLLVTVLGNALAALPISLVKILVDGTLFFVSYFVQKHLIFSGGENED from the coding sequence ATGATGTTTCAAGATGTTGTTATTGTCATTCCTGCCTATGAACCTGATGACCGTTTGTTAGAACTTTTGAAAAATATTCGGGATAAGGAAAATCAAATGTTTGACATTATTCTAGTCGATGACGGTAGTGGAGCTGATTTTGCACCGTTATTTGCAATAGCGCAGAGTAACTATGCATGTCATTTACAAAGACATGCTGATAATAAAGGAAAAGGTCGTGCTTTAAAAACGGCTATTTCATATATTTTGGACAATTTTCCTAATGCCAAAGGAATTGTGACGATTGATTCTGATGGTCAACACACCTACGAAGACATGATGAAATGTTTGGCTGAATTTTTGCAACATCCTGATAGTTTGGTGCTGGGTGTTAGAACATTTGAAAAATCTGTTCCTTTACGTAGTAAATTTGGAAATTTATTGACAAGAGACGTCTTGGGGGCTATGACAGGTGTGCACGTTTCTGATACGCAAACGGGACTTCGTGTGATTCCTATGTCATGGTTGCCAAAACTCTTAACCGTGGAGGGTGAACGGTATGAATTTGAGATGAATATGTTACTTGAGGCAAAAGAGGATAATATTCTGATTTGTGAAGTTGGCATTGCAACGATTTATTTGGATGAAAATCAGTCGTCGCATTTTGATGCGATTCGTGACTCGATTAGAATTTACAAGGTTTTCTTCAAGTACATTTTTGCATCATTGTTTTCCTTCTTGGTTGATATTATTGCTTTTACGATTTTAATTTCTTTGTTTAATGGATTGAGTTTTAGTGCGGTGACGTTAGCTTCGATTTTAGCGCGTGTGATATCATCTGTTGTTAATTTCACCTTGAATCATAAGGTGGTCTTTAAACGAGGTCAATCAAATAGTGCGATAAAATACTTCACTTTGGTGGTAGTACAGATTGTTTTGTCAAGTTTATTGGTAACAGTTCTAGGAAATGCCTTGGCGGCGCTGCCAATTTCATTGGTGAAGATTTTAGTTGACGGTACACTTTTCTTTGTCAGTTATTTTGTGCAAAAACATTTGATTTTTAGTGGAGGTGAGAATGAAGACTAG